From Pseudonocardia autotrophica, one genomic window encodes:
- a CDS encoding HPr family phosphocarrier protein, translating to MHSRTAVVASEVGLHARPAALFAKAAGATGVPVTIAVRGGDPVDARSVLNVLTLGVGHGDEVVLTADGDGAEAALDGLVGLLESDLDA from the coding sequence ATGCACTCCCGTACCGCAGTCGTCGCGTCCGAGGTGGGCCTGCACGCCCGCCCGGCGGCGCTCTTCGCCAAGGCTGCCGGTGCCACCGGCGTACCGGTGACCATCGCCGTGCGTGGCGGGGATCCGGTCGACGCGCGCAGCGTGCTGAACGTGCTCACCCTGGGCGTCGGGCACGGCGACGAGGTCGTGCTCACCGCCGACGGTGACGGGGCCGAGGCGGCACTGGACGGGCTGGTCGGCCTGCTCGAGTCCGATCTCGACGCATGA
- a CDS encoding putative PEP-binding protein, whose amino-acid sequence MTTASHPVDAAAGVLAGRGVSPGVVCAPLARLAPPPATSSADPVGADTGIECARIDAALEAVAADLHRRTGTADPAAAGVLEATAAMALDPTLAAAAHDRVRAGTPTAHAVTLAVEEVCTRLAGLGGYLAERATDVRDVGHRTVAHLLDVPPPGLPAPGHPVVLTAPDLSPADTAALAGSDVVALLTEQGGPTSHTAIIARALGLPAVVGCAQAAFVDPGTIVLLDGGTGVVQPDPPPAARVLAVGRRAAGPAAATGPGRTADGIAVPLLSNIGTEAQALAAAAGGSEGIGLLRTEFLFLDRTTAPTRTEQRDQLTRILRAFGSRRVVVRTLDAGSDKPLPFLPLGDEANPALGVRGLRTAAGYPQMLAEQLHAIGEAAERAGREIDVMAPMVATADEAARFAGLARAAGAARAGAMVEVPAAALRARELCAAVDFVSIGTNDLGQYVMAADRTIGSLGDLLDPWQPALLDLVGLVGEAGRATGTPVGVCGEAAADPQLAVVLVGLGATSLSTAPPARDAVAAELARHDRDTCRRAADLARSATDAAGARAAVAAFLDRT is encoded by the coding sequence ATGACGACGGCATCGCACCCGGTGGACGCGGCCGCCGGGGTCCTCGCCGGCCGCGGGGTGAGCCCGGGGGTGGTCTGCGCACCGCTGGCCCGGCTCGCCCCGCCACCCGCCACCTCATCCGCGGATCCGGTCGGCGCCGACACCGGGATCGAGTGCGCGCGGATCGACGCCGCGCTGGAGGCCGTAGCGGCCGACCTGCACCGGCGGACCGGCACCGCGGACCCGGCCGCGGCGGGCGTGCTGGAGGCGACCGCGGCGATGGCGCTCGACCCGACGCTCGCCGCCGCCGCGCACGACCGGGTGCGGGCCGGGACGCCGACCGCGCACGCGGTGACCCTCGCCGTCGAGGAGGTCTGCACCCGGCTCGCCGGGCTGGGCGGGTACCTCGCCGAACGCGCCACCGACGTCCGCGACGTCGGACACCGGACGGTCGCCCATCTGCTCGACGTGCCGCCGCCGGGCCTCCCGGCCCCCGGGCACCCGGTGGTGCTCACCGCGCCCGACCTCTCCCCGGCGGACACCGCGGCACTGGCCGGCAGCGACGTCGTCGCGCTGCTCACCGAGCAGGGTGGCCCTACCAGCCACACCGCGATCATCGCCCGCGCGCTGGGGCTGCCCGCGGTCGTCGGCTGCGCGCAGGCCGCATTCGTCGATCCCGGCACGATCGTGCTGCTCGACGGTGGAACCGGTGTGGTGCAGCCCGATCCGCCCCCCGCGGCGCGGGTCCTGGCGGTCGGCCGCCGGGCGGCCGGGCCGGCGGCGGCGACCGGTCCCGGTCGCACCGCGGACGGGATCGCGGTGCCGCTGCTGAGCAACATCGGCACCGAGGCGCAGGCGCTGGCCGCCGCCGCGGGCGGATCGGAGGGGATCGGGCTGCTGCGCACCGAGTTCCTGTTCCTGGACCGCACGACCGCGCCGACCCGCACCGAGCAGCGCGACCAGCTGACCCGGATCCTGCGCGCCTTCGGTTCCCGGCGGGTCGTCGTCCGGACCCTGGACGCGGGCTCGGACAAGCCGCTGCCGTTCCTGCCGCTGGGTGACGAGGCCAATCCGGCACTCGGGGTGCGCGGGCTGCGCACCGCGGCCGGGTACCCGCAGATGCTCGCCGAGCAGCTGCACGCGATCGGCGAGGCCGCCGAGCGGGCCGGGCGGGAGATCGACGTGATGGCACCGATGGTCGCCACCGCGGACGAGGCGGCCCGGTTCGCCGGGCTCGCCAGGGCGGCCGGTGCGGCCCGGGCCGGGGCGATGGTCGAGGTGCCGGCCGCGGCGCTGCGGGCCCGGGAGCTGTGCGCGGCCGTCGACTTCGTCAGCATCGGCACCAACGACCTCGGCCAGTACGTGATGGCCGCCGACCGGACGATCGGCTCGCTCGGCGACCTGCTCGATCCGTGGCAGCCCGCGCTGCTCGACCTGGTCGGCCTGGTCGGGGAGGCCGGCCGGGCCACCGGGACACCGGTCGGCGTGTGCGGTGAGGCGGCCGCCGATCCGCAGCTCGCCGTGGTGCTGGTCGGGCTGGGTGCCACCAGCCTGTCCACGGCGCCCCCGGCCCGCGACGCGGTGGCGGCCGAGCTGGCCCGGCACGACCGGGACACCTGCCGCCGGGCCGCCGACCTGGCCCGCTCCGCCACCGACGCGGCGGGCGCCCGCGCGGCCGTCGCGGCGTTCCTGGACCGGACGTGA
- a CDS encoding N-acetylglucosamine-6-phosphate deacetylase has product MAERLLRGTVVTDGRTLPDTVVAITGDRIVSVGPAGAWDGPPGLLPPPSDRLLLPGLVDVHCHGAAGHGFPDASAEGVAAAVAHHREHGTTTMLASLVSAPAATLADRLELLGPLVGAGELAGIHLEGPFLAVARCGAHDPTAIVPGDPVLLEKLLATAGGTVVSMTLAPETPQYSQLLAVLAEYGALPSIGHTDADARSTAVAIERAGGAPISATHLFNAMPPVHHRAPGPVTACLAAAARGELIVELIADGVHLSPDTVSAVFDLVGPDRIALVTDAMAAAGMPDGRYRLGAMDVRVTDRVARLAAPDAATSGAARPIAGGTARMIDVLRSTVTQSRVPLATAVPAATRTPARLLGLGHEIGSLAPGYRADVLVTDAGLRPIQVLRRGASVAGRPERSSS; this is encoded by the coding sequence ATGGCCGAACGCCTGCTGCGGGGCACCGTCGTGACCGACGGGCGCACGCTCCCGGACACGGTCGTCGCGATCACCGGTGACCGGATCGTCTCGGTCGGCCCGGCCGGGGCGTGGGACGGTCCACCCGGTCTGCTGCCGCCGCCGAGCGATCGGCTGTTGCTGCCGGGCCTGGTCGACGTGCACTGCCACGGGGCCGCCGGGCACGGCTTCCCGGACGCCTCCGCCGAGGGGGTGGCGGCCGCCGTCGCGCACCACCGGGAGCACGGCACCACCACGATGCTGGCCAGCCTGGTGTCCGCACCGGCCGCGACGCTGGCCGACCGGCTGGAGCTGCTCGGCCCGCTGGTCGGCGCGGGGGAGCTGGCCGGGATCCACCTGGAGGGCCCGTTCCTGGCGGTGGCCCGGTGCGGGGCGCACGATCCCACCGCGATCGTCCCCGGCGACCCGGTGTTGCTGGAGAAGCTGCTGGCCACCGCAGGCGGCACCGTCGTGTCGATGACGCTGGCCCCGGAGACCCCGCAGTACTCGCAGCTGCTCGCGGTGCTCGCCGAGTACGGGGCGCTGCCGAGCATCGGGCACACCGACGCCGACGCCCGCAGCACCGCCGTCGCGATCGAACGGGCCGGTGGTGCGCCGATCAGCGCGACCCACCTGTTCAACGCGATGCCCCCGGTGCACCACCGCGCCCCGGGCCCGGTCACGGCCTGCCTGGCGGCGGCGGCCCGCGGCGAGCTGATCGTCGAGCTGATCGCCGACGGCGTCCATCTGTCCCCGGACACCGTGTCCGCCGTGTTCGATCTCGTCGGCCCCGACCGGATCGCGCTGGTCACCGACGCGATGGCGGCGGCCGGGATGCCGGACGGCCGGTACCGGCTCGGCGCGATGGACGTCCGGGTCACCGACCGGGTGGCCCGCCTGGCAGCGCCGGACGCGGCGACATCCGGTGCCGCGCGGCCGATCGCCGGTGGCACGGCCCGGATGATCGACGTCCTGCGCAGCACCGTGACGCAGAGCCGGGTCCCGCTCGCGACGGCGGTGCCCGCCGCCACCCGTACTCCGGCCCGGCTGCTCGGGCTCGGCCACGAGATCGGCTCGCTGGCCCCGGGATACCGGGCGGACGTGCTGGTCACCGATGCCGGGCTGCGCCCGATCCAGGTGCTGCGGCGCGGGGCGAGCGTCGCCGGCCGTCCCGAGCGATCTTCGAGCTGA
- a CDS encoding glucosamine-6-phosphate deaminase produces the protein MVLPDPAACGAAVADAVADALTGAAGGPVNLGLATGSSPLPAYAELVRRHRRDGLSFRAARAFLLDEYLGLPRDHPQAYRQVIRRELTDHLDIDPAAVHAPDGTASDPAAAAADYERLLTAAGPIDVQILGIGRNGHVGFNEPGSAPGSTTRVVALTERTRTDNARFFDRLQDVPHRVLTQGMGTIGRAAHLVLVATGPDKAPAVAAAVHGPVTTALPASLLQRHPHCTVVLDPAAAAGLDPDRPAGSSGRVCRTGTPVRGYR, from the coding sequence ATGGTCCTTCCCGATCCCGCCGCCTGCGGTGCGGCGGTCGCCGACGCCGTCGCCGACGCCCTGACCGGCGCGGCGGGCGGACCGGTGAACCTGGGACTGGCGACCGGCAGCTCACCGCTGCCGGCCTACGCCGAGCTGGTCCGGCGGCACCGCCGCGACGGTCTGTCGTTCCGCGCGGCCCGCGCGTTCCTGCTCGACGAGTACCTGGGGCTGCCCCGCGACCATCCGCAGGCCTATCGGCAGGTGATCCGCCGCGAGCTGACCGACCATCTCGACATCGACCCGGCCGCGGTGCACGCGCCGGACGGCACCGCGAGCGACCCCGCGGCGGCCGCCGCCGACTACGAGCGGCTGCTGACCGCCGCCGGTCCGATCGACGTGCAGATCCTCGGCATCGGCCGGAACGGCCACGTCGGGTTCAACGAGCCCGGGTCGGCACCCGGCTCGACGACCCGGGTGGTGGCGCTGACCGAGCGCACCCGGACCGACAACGCCCGCTTCTTCGACCGGCTGCAGGACGTGCCGCACCGCGTCCTCACCCAGGGGATGGGCACGATCGGCCGAGCGGCGCACCTGGTGCTGGTCGCGACCGGACCGGACAAGGCCCCGGCGGTCGCGGCCGCGGTGCACGGCCCGGTCACCACCGCGCTGCCGGCCTCCCTGCTGCAGCGCCATCCGCACTGCACGGTGGTCCTGGACCCGGCCGCCGCGGCCGGGCTCGATCCGGACCGACCGGCAGGTTCGTCCGGCAGGGTGTGCCGGACGGGCACCCCGGTCCGCGGCTACCGTTGA
- a CDS encoding GntR family transcriptional regulator, protein MTRAVRIGDGVVPKHEQLRTLLTDAIARDFAPGDPFPSERRLCLDHGVSRVTVRAAVGQLERDGLLTRVRGKGTYVAARTARSRLHLASFHDDMRRLGLTPTTVVLEVTHTPPSPEAAKALGLGPDQRCYRVRRLRVADGVPMSIDDAWYDAELAPGLDRHDLSHSIYAILLEHYELPIDRAEQSVAARQADEASAVLLGIAPREPILVFDRTASSGGRVVEYSVSRYRGDRYELHMSLDREWT, encoded by the coding sequence ATGACCCGCGCAGTCCGGATCGGGGACGGCGTCGTGCCCAAGCACGAACAGCTCCGCACCCTGCTGACCGACGCGATCGCCCGCGACTTCGCCCCCGGCGACCCGTTCCCGAGCGAGCGCCGGCTGTGTCTCGATCACGGGGTCAGCCGGGTCACCGTGCGGGCCGCCGTCGGGCAGCTCGAACGCGACGGCCTGCTCACCCGGGTCCGCGGCAAGGGCACCTACGTGGCGGCGCGGACCGCGCGCTCCCGGCTGCACCTGGCCTCGTTCCACGACGACATGCGCAGGCTCGGGCTGACCCCGACCACCGTGGTGCTCGAGGTGACGCACACCCCGCCGTCGCCGGAGGCGGCGAAGGCGCTGGGCCTGGGGCCGGACCAGCGCTGCTACCGGGTGCGCCGGCTGCGGGTCGCCGACGGGGTCCCGATGTCGATCGACGACGCGTGGTACGACGCCGAGCTGGCCCCCGGCCTGGATCGGCACGACCTGAGCCACTCGATATACGCGATCCTGCTGGAGCACTACGAGCTGCCGATCGACCGGGCCGAGCAGAGCGTCGCCGCCCGCCAGGCGGACGAGGCCTCGGCCGTGCTGCTGGGGATCGCCCCCCGGGAGCCGATCCTGGTGTTCGACCGGACGGCGTCCTCCGGTGGCCGGGTGGTCGAGTACTCCGTCTCGCGCTACCGCGGCGACCGCTACGAGCTGCACATGTCGCTGGACCGCGAGTGGACCTGA
- the coaD gene encoding pantetheine-phosphate adenylyltransferase, which translates to MPDVRRAVCPGSYDPPTVGHLDVIARTAALFDEVFVAILVNPRKQGMFEIDERVQMLTEITADLPQVRVESFSGLVVDYCRERGAQALVKGLRGATDYDYELPMAHMNRHLTGVETMFLPGAPGQVYVSSSLVKEVARGGGDVTPFLPPSVHTRLVERLQG; encoded by the coding sequence ATGCCCGACGTGCGCCGCGCGGTGTGCCCCGGTTCCTACGACCCGCCGACGGTCGGTCACCTCGACGTGATCGCGCGCACCGCCGCGCTGTTCGACGAGGTGTTCGTCGCGATCCTGGTGAACCCCCGCAAGCAGGGGATGTTCGAGATCGACGAGCGGGTGCAGATGCTCACCGAGATCACCGCGGATCTTCCGCAGGTCCGGGTGGAGTCGTTCTCCGGGCTGGTCGTGGACTACTGCCGGGAGCGCGGGGCGCAGGCACTGGTGAAGGGCCTGCGCGGGGCGACCGACTACGACTACGAGCTGCCGATGGCGCACATGAACCGGCACCTCACCGGCGTCGAGACGATGTTCCTGCCCGGCGCGCCCGGTCAGGTGTACGTCTCCAGCTCGCTGGTCAAGGAGGTCGCGCGCGGCGGCGGCGACGTGACGCCGTTCCTGCCGCCCAGCGTGCACACCCGGCTGGTCGAACGGTTGCAGGGTTGA
- a CDS encoding DivIVA domain-containing protein, whose protein sequence is MYRVFESLDALVTIVEDARSVPMTSNCVVPRGDVLELLDDVREAIPGEMDDAQDVLDRRDEVVSEAEREAEETRSAANSEAEETLQNARTEAERLVSEAQEEAARTLAEARHEAERAVAEGRRQYAELTDRARDEAERMTHAGRAAHDRLLADGQNEQTRLVAQTEVVRAAHAESGRIVDTAHAESDRLRRECDEYVDTTLGELEATLNNALGVVGRGRSQLWRGQGGGYGYGHEAPGYPPNGRTGTGMDLID, encoded by the coding sequence GTGTACCGGGTCTTCGAGTCGCTGGATGCGCTGGTGACGATCGTCGAGGACGCTCGCAGCGTCCCGATGACGTCGAACTGCGTCGTCCCGCGCGGCGACGTGCTGGAGCTGCTCGACGACGTCCGCGAGGCGATCCCGGGCGAGATGGACGACGCCCAGGACGTCCTCGACCGTCGCGACGAGGTGGTCTCCGAGGCCGAACGCGAGGCCGAGGAGACCCGGTCCGCGGCGAACTCCGAGGCCGAGGAGACGCTGCAGAACGCGCGCACCGAGGCCGAGCGGCTCGTGTCGGAGGCCCAGGAGGAGGCCGCCCGGACCCTCGCCGAGGCCCGGCACGAGGCCGAGCGGGCGGTCGCGGAGGGGCGCCGGCAGTACGCCGAGCTCACCGACCGGGCCCGCGACGAGGCCGAGCGGATGACCCACGCCGGACGCGCCGCGCACGACCGGCTGCTGGCCGACGGCCAGAACGAGCAGACCCGGCTGGTCGCCCAGACCGAGGTCGTCCGGGCCGCGCACGCCGAGTCCGGCCGGATCGTCGACACCGCACACGCCGAGTCGGACCGGCTCCGCCGCGAGTGCGACGAGTACGTCGACACCACGCTCGGGGAGCTGGAGGCCACCCTGAACAACGCGCTCGGCGTCGTCGGCCGGGGGCGCAGCCAGCTCTGGCGCGGCCAGGGCGGTGGCTACGGCTACGGCCACGAGGCGCCCGGGTACCCGCCGAACGGCCGCACCGGCACCGGGATGGACCTGATCGACTGA
- a CDS encoding VOC family protein: MSTDTDTLAATGEHTTAGLPHVRTSLSPHLVASPAREAIELYCAAFGARSVSVTGMGELIAHAELELARGRFTVSDPMPGYGLVAAEPGDHPVGMSLAVYVPDVDAAVRVLADAGGTVREQPTNFVSGDRFASVVDPYGIRWSVMCRVEDLSPEQSDARVARWARSQ, encoded by the coding sequence ATGAGCACCGACACCGACACTCTCGCCGCCACCGGTGAGCACACCACCGCCGGCCTGCCGCACGTGCGCACCTCACTGAGCCCGCACCTGGTCGCCTCCCCCGCCCGGGAGGCCATCGAACTGTACTGCGCGGCGTTCGGCGCGCGGAGCGTCTCGGTGACCGGGATGGGCGAGCTGATCGCGCACGCCGAGCTGGAGCTGGCCCGCGGCCGGTTCACCGTCAGCGACCCGATGCCCGGCTACGGCCTGGTCGCCGCCGAACCCGGCGACCACCCCGTGGGCATGTCGCTGGCGGTCTACGTCCCCGACGTGGACGCCGCCGTCCGGGTGCTCGCCGACGCCGGCGGCACCGTGCGGGAGCAGCCGACGAACTTCGTGTCCGGGGACCGGTTCGCCTCGGTCGTCGACCCGTACGGCATCCGCTGGTCCGTGATGTGCCGGGTGGAGGATCTGTCCCCCGAGCAGAGCGATGCCCGCGTCGCCCGGTGGGCGCGCTCCCAGTGA
- a CDS encoding AraC family transcriptional regulator: MVESRGHLNPGGPDVALSRFPIGLDELVRWAWVARWDVPPGCTRPQRVLQYPAFNLVTGPAGAYLHGPRRVVDVRELTGRSWVVGVLLRPAATPLLSATPAAALRGSSEPSPGAPVAVLSAAVHDAADPDRAVAEALRRWLAPAASRIGDAGRLVNRACALAEERTDVVRADQLAEELGVPLRTLERLVRSHIGLTPLWLIECRRLQHAATALRVDPDTDLAALAADLGYADQAHFTRRYRAVVGETPGATRRAARAGR; this comes from the coding sequence GTGGTCGAGTCCCGCGGCCATCTGAACCCCGGCGGGCCGGACGTCGCGCTGAGCCGGTTCCCGATCGGTCTCGACGAGCTCGTCCGGTGGGCCTGGGTCGCCCGCTGGGACGTGCCGCCCGGGTGCACGCGCCCGCAGCGGGTGCTGCAGTACCCGGCGTTCAACCTGGTCACCGGACCGGCCGGGGCGTATCTGCACGGGCCGCGGAGGGTCGTCGACGTCCGGGAGCTGACCGGCCGGTCCTGGGTGGTGGGGGTACTGCTGCGCCCGGCCGCGACGCCGCTGCTCAGCGCGACCCCGGCGGCGGCGCTGCGCGGGTCGTCCGAGCCGTCACCCGGCGCTCCGGTCGCGGTGCTGAGCGCCGCGGTGCACGACGCGGCCGACCCGGACCGGGCGGTCGCCGAGGCGCTGCGCCGGTGGCTCGCCCCGGCCGCCTCCCGGATCGGCGACGCCGGACGCCTGGTGAACCGGGCCTGCGCGCTGGCCGAGGAACGCACCGACGTCGTCCGCGCCGACCAGCTCGCCGAGGAGCTCGGTGTCCCGCTCCGGACCCTGGAACGGCTGGTCCGCAGCCACATCGGGCTGACCCCGCTGTGGCTGATCGAGTGCCGCAGGCTGCAGCACGCGGCCACCGCGCTGCGGGTCGACCCGGACACCGACCTGGCCGCGCTGGCCGCCGATCTCGGCTACGCCGACCAGGCGCACTTCACCCGCCGCTATCGCGCCGTGGTGGGGGAGACGCCCGGGGCGACCCGGCGCGCAGCCCGCGCCGGACGATGA
- a CDS encoding YceD family protein — MSTQRIPGSRPARPDDNPWVVSTRELARRPGTQRTVTRTVPAPSGDEAIGLVGVISVPDGSDVELDVSLESVTEGVYVSGTAAARLEGECSRCLDPLSDDVVVGFGELFAYPDSVTEETTDADEIPRLVDERVDLLQTVRDALVTDLPMAPLCTQDCPGLCEGCGERWADLAPDHGHERLDPRWAALRERLPSTE, encoded by the coding sequence ATGAGCACGCAGCGCATCCCCGGATCCCGCCCCGCCCGCCCCGACGACAACCCGTGGGTCGTCAGCACCCGCGAGCTGGCCCGCCGCCCGGGAACACAACGCACCGTCACGCGGACGGTCCCCGCCCCATCGGGTGACGAGGCGATCGGGCTGGTCGGCGTGATCTCCGTCCCGGACGGATCGGACGTCGAGCTCGACGTCTCGCTGGAGTCGGTGACCGAGGGCGTCTACGTCTCGGGCACCGCGGCGGCGCGGCTCGAGGGCGAGTGCTCCCGATGCCTGGACCCGCTGTCCGACGACGTCGTGGTCGGGTTCGGTGAGCTGTTCGCCTATCCCGACTCGGTCACCGAGGAGACCACCGACGCCGACGAGATCCCGCGGCTGGTCGACGAGCGGGTCGATCTCCTCCAGACCGTGCGGGACGCACTGGTCACCGACCTGCCGATGGCACCGCTGTGCACGCAGGACTGCCCCGGCCTCTGCGAGGGCTGCGGCGAGCGGTGGGCCGATCTCGCGCCGGATCACGGGCATGAGAGACTGGATCCTCGTTGGGCGGCGCTCCGTGAGCGCCTGCCCTCCACCGAGTGA
- the rpmF gene encoding 50S ribosomal protein L32, protein MAVPKRRMSRSNTRARRSQWKATAPNLVACSNRACREPKLQHIACPTCGQYDGRQVTRPA, encoded by the coding sequence ATGGCCGTCCCCAAGCGCCGGATGTCGCGGTCCAACACGCGGGCTCGCCGGTCGCAGTGGAAGGCCACTGCACCGAACCTGGTCGCCTGCTCGAACCGCGCGTGCCGGGAGCCGAAGCTGCAGCACATCGCCTGCCCGACCTGCGGTCAGTACGACGGCCGGCAGGTCACCCGTCCGGCCTGA
- the rnc gene encoding ribonuclease III: protein MGEKSVTGPVTDRSPLLSALGVELDEELLILALTHRSYAYEHGGLPTNERLEFLGDSVLSIVITERLYRDHPDLPEGQLAKLRASVVNMHALAGVAAVLPAPEGRVGIDGTRLGLGAYLFLGRGEELTGGRTKASILADATEALLGAVYIQHGLESSRELIHRLFDDLLRSAPLLGAGLDWKTSLQELTAAGGYGVPEYRIDEEGPDHLKVFTATAVVAGRDLGTGAGRTKKEAEQKAAELAWRALSAEQSSGSTL from the coding sequence GTGGGCGAGAAGAGCGTGACCGGTCCGGTGACGGACCGGTCTCCTCTGCTGTCCGCGCTCGGTGTCGAGCTGGACGAAGAGCTACTGATCCTCGCGCTCACGCACCGCTCCTACGCCTACGAGCACGGTGGCCTGCCGACCAACGAGCGGCTGGAGTTCCTCGGCGACTCGGTGCTCTCCATCGTGATCACCGAGCGGCTCTACCGGGACCATCCGGACCTGCCGGAGGGTCAGCTCGCGAAGCTGCGGGCCAGTGTGGTGAACATGCACGCGCTGGCCGGTGTGGCGGCCGTGCTGCCCGCTCCGGAGGGGCGCGTCGGCATCGACGGCACCCGGCTCGGTCTCGGGGCGTATCTGTTCCTGGGCCGCGGCGAGGAGCTGACCGGCGGCCGGACCAAGGCCAGCATCCTGGCCGACGCCACCGAGGCACTGCTCGGTGCGGTCTACATCCAGCACGGCCTGGAGTCGTCCCGGGAGCTGATCCACCGGCTGTTCGACGACCTGCTGCGCAGCGCGCCGCTGCTCGGCGCGGGCCTGGACTGGAAGACCAGCCTGCAGGAGCTGACCGCGGCCGGTGGCTACGGCGTTCCCGAGTACCGGATCGACGAGGAGGGCCCGGATCACCTGAAGGTGTTCACCGCGACCGCCGTCGTCGCCGGGCGGGACCTCGGGACCGGTGCCGGGCGCACCAAGAAGGAAGCCGAGCAGAAGGCCGCGGAGCTCGCCTGGCGGGCGCTGTCGGCCGAGCAGAGCTCCGGCTCGACGCTCTAG
- the mutM gene encoding bifunctional DNA-formamidopyrimidine glycosylase/DNA-(apurinic or apyrimidinic site) lyase, with protein sequence MPELPEVEVVRRGLADHVLDRRIAGVEVLHPRAVRRHPTGPDDFTGRLGGRTLRAASRRGKYLWLELDTAEPGDDALLAHLGMSGQMLVADPGRPDEKHLRVRIRFDDDGPELRFVDQRTFGGLSVHPLRPASGGGLVPEPVAHIARDPMDPAFSVDDAVAALRRRRTEVKRALLDQTVVSGIGNIYADEALWRARLHGVRPTDRMTRAQGHAVLDAASTVMSEALAQGGTSFDALYVNVNGASGYFDRSLNVYGRADRACRRCGTPIRRDHFMNRSSFTCPRCQPAPRLRRT encoded by the coding sequence GTGCCCGAGCTGCCCGAGGTCGAGGTCGTCCGGCGCGGACTGGCCGATCACGTGCTGGACCGCCGGATCGCCGGCGTCGAGGTCCTGCACCCGCGGGCCGTCCGCAGACACCCGACCGGGCCGGACGACTTCACCGGCCGGCTGGGCGGGCGCACCCTGCGGGCGGCGTCCCGCCGTGGGAAGTACCTCTGGCTGGAGCTCGACACCGCCGAACCCGGCGACGACGCGTTGCTCGCACATCTCGGGATGAGCGGGCAGATGCTGGTCGCCGATCCCGGCCGGCCCGACGAGAAGCACCTGCGGGTGCGGATCCGGTTCGACGACGACGGCCCCGAGCTGCGGTTCGTCGATCAGCGCACGTTCGGCGGGCTGTCGGTGCACCCGCTGCGACCGGCGTCCGGTGGCGGGCTGGTCCCGGAACCGGTCGCGCACATCGCCCGCGACCCGATGGATCCGGCGTTCTCCGTCGACGACGCGGTGGCGGCGCTGCGCCGCAGGCGGACCGAGGTCAAGCGGGCGCTGCTGGACCAGACGGTGGTGTCCGGGATCGGGAACATCTACGCCGACGAGGCGCTCTGGCGGGCCCGGCTGCACGGGGTGCGGCCGACCGACCGGATGACCCGCGCCCAGGGGCACGCCGTGCTCGATGCCGCGAGCACCGTGATGAGCGAGGCGCTCGCGCAGGGCGGGACGTCGTTCGATGCGCTCTACGTCAACGTCAACGGGGCCTCGGGCTACTTCGACCGCTCGTTGAACGTCTACGGGCGGGCCGACCGGGCCTGCCGCCGCTGCGGCACCCCGATCCGCCGGGACCACTTCATGAACCGGTCGTCCTTCACCTGCCCGCGCTGCCAGCCCGCGCCGAGGCTCCGCCGCACCTGA
- a CDS encoding PadR family transcriptional regulator — protein MDTSQLLKGVLDLAVLAVLERADGYGYEVVRALRGAGLTEVGDASVYGTLRRLYGAGLLTSYVVPSEEGPHRKYYAINEPGRERLRETTERWRGFATTMNGLVGA, from the coding sequence ATGGACACCAGCCAGTTGTTGAAGGGCGTACTCGATCTCGCGGTACTGGCCGTGCTCGAGCGAGCCGACGGCTACGGCTACGAGGTCGTTCGAGCACTGCGCGGGGCCGGGCTCACCGAGGTCGGTGACGCCTCGGTCTACGGCACGCTGCGCCGGCTCTACGGAGCCGGGCTGCTCACGTCGTACGTGGTGCCGAGCGAAGAGGGGCCGCACCGGAAGTACTACGCGATCAACGAACCGGGCCGGGAACGGCTGCGGGAGACGACGGAACGGTGGCGCGGGTTCGCCACCACGATGAACGGGCTGGTGGGCGCGTGA